Proteins encoded together in one Balaenoptera ricei isolate mBalRic1 chromosome 2, mBalRic1.hap2, whole genome shotgun sequence window:
- the PTF1A gene encoding pancreas transcription factor 1 subunit alpha, translating to MDAVLLEHFPGGLDAFPSPYFDEEDFFTDQSSRDPLEDGDELLADEQAEVEFLSHQLHEYCYRDGACLLLQSAPSVAPHVLAPPPSGGPGEPEDGGGGYCCEAGAPPGGFPYSPGSPPSCLAYPCAGPAVLSPGARLRGLSGVAAAARRRRRVRSEAELQQLRQAANVRERRRMQSINDAFEGLRSHIPTLPYEKRLSKVDTLRLAIGYINFLSELVQADLPLRGGGAGGGGGPGGGGRLGGDSPGSQVQKVIICHRGTRSPSPSDPDYGLPPLAGHSLSWTDEKQLKEQNIIRTAKVWTPEDPRNLNSKSSFNNIENEPPFDFVS from the exons ATGGACGCGGTGCTGCTAGAGCACTTCCCCGGGGGCCTGGACGCCTTCCCGTCCCCTTACTTTGACGAGGAGGACTTCTTCACCGACCAGTCTTCTCGGGACCCTCTGGAGGACGGCGATGAGCTGCTGGCCGACGAGCAGGCCGAGGTGGAGTTCCTCAGCCACCAGCTGCACGAATACTGCTACCGCGACGGGGCGTGCCTGCTGCTGCAGTCCGCGCCCTCGGTGGCTCCGCACGTGCTCGCCCCGCCGCCCTCGGGGGGCCCCGGCGAGCCGGAGGACGGTGGTGGCGGCTACTGCTGCGAGGCGGGGGCGCCCCCCGGCGGCTTCCCCTACTCTCCCGGCTCGCCGCCCTCGTGCCTCGCCTACCCGTGCGCCGGGCCGGCCGTGCTGTCCCCCGGAGCGCGGCTGCGCGGCCTGAGcggggtggcggcggcggcgcggcggcggcggcgggtgcGCTCTGAGGCCGAGTTGCAGCAGCTGCGGCAGGCGGCCAACGTGCGCGAGCGGCGGCGCATGCAGTCCATCAACGACGCCTTCGAGGGGCTGCGCTCGCACATCCCCACGCTGCCCTACGAGAAGCGCCTCTCCAAGGTGGACACGCTGCGCCTGGCCATCGGCTACATCAACTTTCTCAGCGAACTCGTGCAGGCCGACCTGCCCTtgcgcggcggcggcgcgggcggtGGCGGGGGACCGGGCGGCGGCGGGCGCCTGGGCGGGGACAGCCCGGGCAGCCAGGTCCAGAAGGTCATCATCTGCCATCGGGGCACCC ggtccccctcccccagcgaCCCGGATTATGGCCTCCCTCCCCTCGCAGGACACTCTCTCTCTTGGACTGAtgaaaaacaactcaaagaacaaaatattatCCGAACAGCCAAAGTGTGGACCCCAGAGGATCCCAGAAACCTCAACAGCAAATCTTCCTTCAACAACATAGAAAACGAACCGCCCTTTGATTTTGTGTCCTGA